Proteins from a genomic interval of Staphylococcus debuckii:
- a CDS encoding ATP-binding cassette domain-containing protein yields the protein MLTIQIEYQLRDHLIQLDINEDQPKIYAIRGPSGIGKTTVLNMIAGLRKADRAYIKIDDHLLTDTEKDVNVKIQDRGIGYLFQDYQLFPNMTVMQNITFMAKPSEHIDALMHQLNITHLTKQYPARLSGGESQRVALARALSTRPDILLLDEPFSSLDDATKEESMHLVKRMFDEWQIPIIFVTHSNYEAEQLADEIITIGS from the coding sequence ATGCTGACCATCCAAATCGAATATCAGTTGCGTGACCATTTAATCCAACTTGATATTAATGAAGACCAGCCAAAGATATATGCTATCAGAGGCCCTTCAGGTATCGGTAAGACCACAGTTCTAAATATGATTGCAGGCTTGCGTAAAGCTGATCGAGCTTATATTAAGATTGATGATCACTTATTAACAGATACTGAAAAAGATGTGAATGTAAAAATTCAAGATCGCGGTATCGGTTACTTATTCCAAGATTATCAGCTCTTTCCGAATATGACGGTCATGCAAAATATTACTTTTATGGCAAAACCGTCAGAACATATTGATGCATTGATGCACCAACTAAATATTACGCATTTAACGAAACAATATCCTGCACGTTTATCTGGAGGAGAATCCCAGCGTGTCGCACTCGCCAGAGCATTGAGTACACGCCCGGATATCCTGCTCTTAGATGAACCCTTCTCAAGCTTGGATGATGCTACGAAAGAAGAGAGTATGCATTTAGTGAAACGCATGTTTGATGAATGGCAGATTCCGATTATTTTTGTGACACATTCAAACTATGAAGCTGAGCAGCTTGCAGATGAGATTATTACAATAGGTTCATAG
- the fdhD gene encoding formate dehydrogenase accessory sulfurtransferase FdhD translates to MNKDIQNNDIDVMTDQHIVRYEDGKLFETTDSYVTEFPLTIMVNGEEFATVICSPDHMEELVLGFLASEGAILKRSELKSIQIDDSKGFAHVELTKDLGDRFEYSTKRMIASCCGKSREFYFHNDAAIAKTSMSHITLQPQQVVNMMTRLQSASTLFKRTGGLHNAAISDGDTFFEHRQDIGRHNALDKLYGFCLERHIPVRDKVLIFSGRISSEILIKAAKIGVGVILSKSAPTTLAVKLADDLNITAIGFCRDGNFSVYSHPERIKAVPSQE, encoded by the coding sequence ATGAACAAAGATATACAAAATAATGATATAGATGTAATGACGGATCAACACATTGTCCGTTATGAAGATGGAAAGTTGTTCGAAACAACTGACAGTTACGTAACTGAATTCCCTTTAACAATTATGGTCAATGGAGAAGAGTTTGCGACTGTCATCTGCAGTCCAGACCACATGGAAGAATTGGTTCTGGGCTTTTTAGCGTCTGAAGGGGCAATACTGAAACGCAGTGAACTAAAGTCCATCCAAATTGATGACAGTAAAGGGTTCGCGCATGTAGAACTCACTAAAGATTTAGGCGACCGCTTCGAATATTCCACCAAGCGTATGATTGCGTCTTGTTGCGGAAAAAGCCGTGAGTTTTACTTCCATAATGATGCGGCAATCGCTAAAACGAGCATGTCGCATATCACATTGCAACCACAACAAGTTGTTAATATGATGACCCGTCTGCAAAGTGCAAGTACATTATTTAAACGTACAGGCGGATTGCATAACGCTGCTATCAGTGATGGTGATACATTCTTTGAACACCGCCAAGATATCGGACGACATAATGCGCTCGATAAACTTTATGGTTTCTGTTTAGAACGACATATTCCAGTACGTGATAAAGTGTTAATCTTCAGCGGTCGAATTTCTTCGGAAATCTTAATCAAAGCGGCCAAAATCGGTGTCGGAGTGATTTTATCTAAATCTGCGCCGACGACTTTAGCTGTTAAACTTGCAGATGATTTGAATATTACAGCCATTGGTTTTTGCAGAGATGGCAACTTCAGTGTATATAGTCATCCAGAACGTATTAAAGCTGTGCCTTCGCAAGAGTAA
- the galE gene encoding UDP-glucose 4-epimerase GalE has protein sequence MSVLVLGGAGYIGSHAANQLIEQGYDVAVVDNLGTGHREAVPAAARFYEGDIRDKDFLNDVFEKEDVEGVFHFCAYSLVGESVNKPLEYFNNNVYGMQILLEVMKQYQVNEIIFSSTAAVYGEPEVVPIQEDAPKAPTNPYGESKLMMEKMMHWCHNAYGVNYAALRYFNVAGAKEDGSIGEDHNPETHLIPIVLQAALGQREAITIFGTDYDTEDGSCVRDYLHVTDLIAAHILAYQYLKDGGESGAFNLGSSQGYSVIEIVEAARQATGIGIKSEIGERRAGDPSKLIASSDKAQRVLGWKPKHDDIHEIIETAWNWHQSHPNGYSN, from the coding sequence ATGTCAGTTTTAGTGTTAGGTGGAGCAGGTTATATCGGAAGTCACGCTGCAAATCAGTTGATTGAACAAGGCTATGATGTAGCGGTGGTAGATAATCTTGGGACAGGACATCGCGAAGCGGTTCCGGCAGCAGCACGTTTTTATGAAGGAGATATTCGTGATAAAGACTTTTTAAATGACGTTTTTGAAAAAGAAGACGTTGAAGGTGTCTTTCATTTTTGTGCGTATTCTTTAGTAGGAGAATCAGTCAATAAACCTTTAGAGTACTTCAATAATAATGTCTACGGGATGCAAATCTTGTTAGAAGTCATGAAACAATATCAAGTCAATGAAATTATATTCTCATCCACAGCTGCAGTTTATGGAGAACCAGAAGTAGTACCGATTCAAGAAGATGCACCTAAAGCACCGACAAACCCATACGGCGAAAGTAAATTAATGATGGAAAAAATGATGCATTGGTGTCATAACGCTTATGGCGTGAATTATGCAGCATTACGTTATTTCAATGTCGCAGGTGCTAAAGAAGATGGCAGTATCGGAGAAGATCACAATCCTGAAACACATTTAATCCCGATTGTGTTACAAGCAGCGCTAGGACAACGTGAGGCCATTACGATTTTCGGAACTGATTATGATACAGAAGATGGCTCTTGTGTACGTGATTATCTACATGTGACTGACTTGATTGCAGCACATATTCTTGCTTATCAATATTTGAAAGACGGCGGCGAAAGCGGAGCCTTCAATTTAGGCAGCAGCCAAGGTTATTCAGTAATAGAAATTGTAGAAGCAGCTAGACAAGCAACAGGTATCGGTATCAAATCTGAGATTGGTGAAAGACGTGCAGGCGATCCAAGTAAATTAATCGCGTCCAGCGACAAAGCACAACGTGTTCTCGGCTGGAAACCGAAACATGATGATATTCACGAAATTATTGAAACAGCTTGGAATTGGCATCAATCACATCCGAACGGATACTCAAACTAA
- the modA gene encoding molybdate ABC transporter substrate-binding protein yields MIALVAICLVLAGCSNSDSGDKKDSKKSDSNDKKQELHVSAAASLTDVSKDLEKEFKKDHPDAKLTFNYGGSGALRQQIEKGAPVDVFMSANTKDVDALKDKKKAHDTYNYAKNKLVLIGEKDSDLKSVKDLKDGQKLAIGEAKSVPAGKYATQYLQDNGLYDGVKDKLVYAKDVRQVLNYVEKGNAQLGFVYKTDLYPNKTKNDKVKEIKQVELKKPIVYEAGATSDSKLAKDWMKFLKSDKAKKIMKEYKFEN; encoded by the coding sequence TTGATTGCATTAGTAGCCATTTGTTTAGTATTAGCAGGATGTTCTAATTCTGACAGCGGGGATAAGAAAGACAGTAAAAAATCAGACAGCAATGACAAAAAACAAGAATTACACGTTTCTGCAGCAGCAAGTTTAACAGACGTTTCTAAAGACTTAGAAAAAGAATTCAAGAAAGATCACCCAGATGCTAAACTCACATTTAACTATGGTGGTTCAGGCGCTTTAAGACAACAAATTGAAAAAGGTGCACCAGTTGATGTATTTATGTCAGCTAACACTAAAGACGTTGATGCTTTGAAAGATAAGAAAAAAGCACATGATACTTATAACTACGCTAAAAACAAATTAGTACTTATCGGTGAAAAAGATTCAGATCTTAAATCAGTTAAAGACTTGAAAGACGGTCAAAAATTAGCGATTGGTGAAGCTAAATCTGTACCAGCCGGTAAATACGCTACACAATACTTACAAGACAACGGTTTATATGATGGCGTTAAAGACAAATTAGTTTATGCGAAAGACGTACGTCAAGTATTGAACTATGTTGAAAAAGGTAACGCTCAATTAGGTTTTGTTTACAAAACAGACTTATATCCAAACAAAACTAAAAACGACAAAGTAAAAGAAATTAAACAAGTCGAATTGAAAAAACCTATCGTTTATGAAGCAGGAGCAACTTCTGATAGCAAATTAGCAAAAGATTGGATGAAATTCTTAAAATCTGATAAAGCTAAAAAAATCATGAAAGAATATAAATTCGAAAACTAG
- a CDS encoding ThiF family adenylyltransferase: MNERYSRQILFKNIGVEGQEKIAQKHVLIIGMGALGTHLADGLARAGVRKLTIVDRDYIEFSNLQRQTMYTEQDAKEALPKVIAAESRLKEIREDIEIDAYIEQVNALFLEKHAQNVDLILDATDNFDTRLLVNDFAYKYNIPWIYGGVVQSTYIEAAFIPGQTPCFNCVMPQLPVINMTCDTVGVIQPAVTMTTSLQLRDALKILTETPFTPKLTYGDIWEGTHYTFGFSRMFDPHCTTCGEHPTYPHLHQTDQQFATLCGRDTVQYSNENITQEMLKQYLEAHHIQYHANPYMLRFEFNGHRIVSFSGGRMLIHGMTKPTEAIKLMNQLLG, encoded by the coding sequence ATGAATGAACGCTATTCACGACAAATATTATTTAAAAATATTGGAGTGGAAGGTCAAGAAAAAATCGCTCAAAAACATGTTTTGATTATCGGAATGGGCGCTTTAGGGACACATCTTGCAGATGGTTTAGCACGTGCAGGTGTGCGAAAATTGACGATTGTAGATCGCGATTATATCGAATTCAGTAATTTACAGCGCCAAACGATGTATACTGAACAAGATGCCAAAGAAGCATTGCCTAAAGTGATTGCGGCCGAATCTAGATTAAAAGAAATTCGTGAAGATATAGAAATAGATGCCTACATTGAACAAGTGAATGCATTATTTTTAGAAAAGCATGCACAGAATGTAGATTTAATTTTAGATGCTACAGATAACTTTGATACGCGTTTATTAGTGAATGATTTTGCGTATAAATATAATATACCTTGGATTTATGGTGGGGTGGTTCAGAGTACCTATATAGAAGCAGCCTTTATCCCGGGTCAAACGCCTTGTTTCAATTGTGTGATGCCGCAACTGCCAGTCATTAATATGACATGTGACACAGTAGGGGTCATCCAACCCGCCGTTACAATGACGACGAGTTTGCAATTGCGCGATGCTTTAAAAATTTTAACTGAAACGCCTTTCACACCTAAACTGACCTATGGCGATATTTGGGAAGGGACACACTATACTTTTGGATTCAGCCGCATGTTTGACCCACATTGTACGACTTGCGGAGAACATCCGACTTATCCTCACTTGCACCAAACAGACCAGCAATTTGCGACATTGTGCGGCAGAGATACGGTGCAATATAGCAATGAAAATATTACCCAGGAAATGTTGAAACAATATTTAGAAGCCCATCATATTCAATATCATGCTAATCCCTATATGTTGCGCTTTGAATTCAACGGTCATCGCATTGTCAGTTTCTCTGGCGGAAGAATGTTAATACATGGGATGACGAAGCCTACTGAGGCTATTAAATTAATGAATCAACTGTTAGGCTAG
- a CDS encoding LacI family DNA-binding transcriptional regulator — MASIRAIAKAAGVSPGTVSRVLNEDPTLSVADTTRARILKTAEEMSYQKTERLNRQVQIITYASRRREMADPFHRELRLAIETEINRLNLTLKKTIRVEPGMKKQDWSEVKKAGALLVIGHFSQAALKEIYQYNPNIVVINNPETPDYMDAVYSDLQKTTLQLLDRIRQTHPKAHIAYFGGMREETSLTGETSYESDARYQAYMQWCEDHNETPDSHLIGWTREDGEQEIESITQLPDVVLAGNDMVAIGVIQGLQKLGKQVPDEVSVIGFNDLEVNQYVTPSLTSVQIDIEQFGKSAVAMAEDRIKKARANALHTLVQTRLIVRQSYSEKE, encoded by the coding sequence ATGGCGAGTATCAGAGCAATTGCAAAAGCAGCTGGCGTGAGTCCGGGAACAGTTTCTCGCGTGTTGAATGAAGACCCGACTTTATCTGTGGCTGATACGACTAGAGCACGTATTCTTAAGACAGCAGAAGAAATGTCCTATCAGAAAACGGAACGGCTGAATCGGCAAGTGCAAATTATTACCTATGCTTCGAGACGCAGAGAAATGGCAGATCCCTTTCATAGAGAATTGAGACTTGCGATTGAGACAGAAATCAATCGTTTAAATTTAACTTTAAAGAAAACGATTCGGGTTGAACCAGGAATGAAGAAACAAGATTGGTCAGAAGTCAAAAAGGCAGGCGCACTCTTAGTTATCGGGCATTTTTCACAAGCAGCCCTGAAAGAAATTTATCAGTATAATCCTAATATAGTAGTGATTAACAATCCTGAAACACCAGACTACATGGATGCAGTTTATTCAGATTTACAGAAAACGACACTGCAACTGCTTGATAGAATTAGACAGACGCATCCTAAAGCACATATTGCTTACTTCGGAGGCATGCGAGAAGAAACCTCCTTAACAGGTGAGACAAGTTATGAGAGCGACGCACGTTATCAGGCTTATATGCAATGGTGCGAAGACCATAACGAGACACCGGATAGCCATCTCATAGGTTGGACGCGTGAAGATGGAGAACAAGAAATTGAATCTATAACTCAATTGCCGGATGTTGTACTAGCTGGCAATGATATGGTTGCTATCGGCGTCATTCAAGGATTGCAGAAATTAGGCAAGCAAGTTCCAGACGAGGTAAGTGTCATCGGCTTCAATGATTTAGAGGTCAATCAATATGTCACACCTTCTTTGACAAGTGTGCAAATTGATATTGAACAATTTGGAAAGAGTGCGGTTGCGATGGCTGAAGACAGAATTAAAAAAGCACGTGCTAATGCTCTGCATACACTAGTACAAACACGCTTGATAGTCCGTCAGTCATACTCTGAAAAAGAATGA
- the modB gene encoding molybdate ABC transporter permease subunit, with product MPDLTPFWISIKVAVISTIIVTILGIIISKLLYRHRGCIVTLLESIIILPIVLPPTVMGFLLLIVFSPKSPVGAFFANVLHLPVVFTLTGAVIASVVVSFPLMYQHTIQGFRGINNKMLNTARTMGASENKIFFRLILPLSKRSILSGIMMAFARAIGEFGATLMVAGYIPNKTNTLPLEIYFLVEQGRENQAWLWVLVLVAFAITVIGTINMINRDKYLRWTKC from the coding sequence ATGCCTGATTTAACGCCATTTTGGATATCCATCAAAGTGGCTGTAATCAGCACGATCATCGTAACGATATTAGGAATTATTATTTCCAAATTGTTATATCGTCATCGAGGTTGCATAGTGACACTTCTAGAAAGTATCATTATACTACCAATTGTCTTACCGCCGACGGTAATGGGGTTCTTACTCTTAATTGTTTTTTCCCCGAAAAGTCCGGTAGGGGCATTCTTCGCAAATGTGCTGCATTTGCCGGTAGTATTTACACTGACGGGCGCTGTAATAGCGTCCGTTGTTGTAAGTTTTCCTTTAATGTATCAACATACGATACAGGGATTCCGCGGTATCAACAATAAAATGTTGAATACTGCGCGTACTATGGGTGCAAGTGAGAATAAAATATTCTTTCGTTTGATTCTGCCACTCTCTAAGCGCTCTATTTTATCAGGCATAATGATGGCATTTGCACGTGCAATTGGTGAATTTGGTGCCACTTTAATGGTCGCAGGTTATATTCCGAACAAAACCAATACGTTGCCGTTAGAAATTTATTTCTTAGTAGAACAAGGCAGAGAAAATCAAGCTTGGTTATGGGTACTTGTACTCGTTGCCTTTGCAATCACTGTTATCGGAACTATCAATATGATTAACCGAGACAAATATTTGAGGTGGACTAAATGCTGA
- the galT gene encoding UDP-glucose--hexose-1-phosphate uridylyltransferase: MELNRQYVNRFIDDAIQYNDYEPTDAYYLQNLILEITGAEKVDEQATEYNFTNLSPNDIAQHWIEQMIENQIIEDVVYQKEIIETKLLDLITPKPSTINRRFNELYEQHPGKATDYFYELCKRNHYIKTDAIAQNLHYYTATEYGDLEITINLSKPEKDAKEIAKAREAKQAHYPANALCMENEGFAGSVAQAARRNHRIIRLKLNGEPWGFQFSPYAYFAEHSIVLSEEHNPMKVEKATFSNLLEFVQKFPHYFAGSNADLPIVGGSILSHNHYQTGRHTFPMDNAPESYAFTIEKYPEVQAATLKWPMSVVRLKGQEIDELVEAAEYIFETWLNYSDETVGVKAFSEDGTRHHTVTPIARYRQSTGNYELDLVLRDNQTSTQYPDGIFHPHPDVQHIKKENIGLIEVMGTAILPGRLKRELKEVEAYVLGNKEADIGKHQMWADRMIAAYDFNQENAEGIIHQEVGHIFKRVLEDAGVFKQTEEGQAAFNRFIQHL, encoded by the coding sequence ATGGAATTGAATCGGCAATACGTCAATCGATTTATTGACGATGCAATACAATACAACGATTATGAGCCGACAGATGCTTACTATCTGCAAAATTTAATCTTGGAAATTACTGGGGCTGAAAAGGTTGATGAACAAGCTACAGAGTATAACTTTACTAATCTGTCACCTAATGACATTGCACAACATTGGATTGAACAAATGATTGAAAATCAAATCATTGAAGATGTCGTCTATCAAAAAGAAATCATCGAGACGAAACTCTTAGATTTAATCACTCCTAAACCTTCAACGATTAATCGACGGTTTAATGAATTGTATGAACAGCATCCAGGGAAAGCTACCGATTATTTCTATGAACTTTGCAAACGAAATCATTACATTAAGACAGATGCCATTGCACAAAATCTGCATTACTATACAGCTACAGAATATGGCGATTTAGAAATTACTATCAATTTATCTAAACCGGAAAAGGATGCAAAAGAAATTGCTAAAGCGCGCGAGGCAAAACAAGCGCACTATCCAGCTAATGCTTTATGCATGGAAAATGAAGGGTTTGCAGGCTCTGTTGCACAAGCGGCAAGACGAAATCACCGAATTATTCGCTTGAAATTAAATGGCGAACCCTGGGGTTTCCAATTCTCTCCTTATGCTTATTTCGCAGAACATAGTATCGTCTTATCAGAAGAGCATAATCCTATGAAAGTTGAAAAAGCAACCTTCAGCAATCTCTTAGAATTTGTACAGAAATTCCCGCATTACTTTGCAGGTTCTAATGCTGATTTGCCGATTGTCGGCGGGTCCATCCTTTCGCATAATCACTATCAAACTGGACGTCATACTTTCCCGATGGATAATGCGCCAGAAAGTTATGCTTTTACCATAGAGAAGTATCCCGAGGTGCAAGCTGCCACTTTAAAATGGCCGATGAGTGTAGTGCGCTTGAAAGGTCAGGAAATTGATGAGTTAGTGGAAGCAGCAGAATATATTTTCGAAACTTGGCTGAATTATAGTGATGAAACAGTTGGGGTTAAGGCATTTAGTGAAGACGGCACACGTCATCATACTGTTACGCCGATTGCCAGATATCGTCAGTCAACAGGTAACTATGAATTAGACCTGGTATTGAGAGATAATCAAACTTCAACCCAATACCCAGATGGTATTTTCCATCCGCATCCAGATGTGCAGCATATTAAAAAAGAAAATATTGGATTAATCGAAGTGATGGGAACAGCTATTCTGCCTGGACGTTTAAAACGAGAATTAAAAGAAGTAGAAGCGTACGTTCTCGGAAATAAAGAAGCGGATATAGGTAAACATCAAATGTGGGCGGATCGAATGATAGCTGCTTATGATTTTAATCAAGAGAATGCTGAAGGTATCATCCATCAAGAAGTGGGGCACATCTTTAAACGTGTCTTAGAAGATGCGGGTGTATTTAAACAAACCGAAGAAGGTCAAGCAGCATTCAACCGATTTATTCAGCATTTGTAG
- a CDS encoding MogA/MoaB family molybdenum cofactor biosynthesis protein → MTKNEHVNVKLDRDIQCAVLTVSDTRTEETDKGGNLAKELLSEINVEIKPEHYAIVKDDKQAITEQIQQWLAEDVDVIVTTGGTGIAQRDVTIEAVTPLLTKQIEGFGELFRYLSYAEDVGTRALLSRAVAGTVGEQLIFSVPGSTGAVKLALNKLIKPELNHLIHELTK, encoded by the coding sequence ATGACAAAGAACGAACATGTAAACGTTAAGTTAGACAGAGATATCCAATGTGCAGTATTAACTGTTTCAGATACGAGAACTGAAGAAACAGATAAAGGCGGAAACTTAGCTAAAGAATTATTGTCGGAAATTAATGTAGAAATTAAACCAGAGCATTATGCTATTGTCAAAGATGATAAGCAAGCGATTACAGAACAAATTCAACAATGGTTGGCTGAAGATGTAGATGTGATTGTTACGACAGGCGGAACAGGTATTGCGCAACGTGATGTGACGATTGAAGCGGTAACTCCATTACTAACTAAACAAATTGAAGGGTTCGGGGAATTGTTCAGATATTTAAGTTATGCGGAAGATGTCGGCACCCGTGCATTACTTTCACGTGCAGTAGCAGGTACAGTAGGAGAACAACTTATTTTCTCTGTGCCAGGTTCAACAGGTGCAGTGAAACTTGCATTAAACAAATTGATTAAACCAGAATTAAATCATTTAATTCATGAGTTGACTAAATAA
- a CDS encoding IS110 family transposase gives MNYLGVDISKNTSVVAHYQNDKFQKEFTIQNNENGYNFLLKYLNQMDSLQIVFESTGIYSRSMKKFCRLHQFDYFELNPLEAKFKTSSLRSWKTDKSDAHKLARMVHDLPATESPQAYEEIYFELRERVRFHLQIESQQNKLKTGIIEQLHQTFPGLEKLFSNRYSMIALNIAELFTHPDIVVELDKERLVEEIFNSTDKAMSRDKAEKHAVQLINIAHESFPNVDRHSFLVEKARILIKDLKSSMQKLKELDKAMIELAKQMDCFESIYSIPGIGELTAAMIVGELGDITRFYSHKQINAFVGIDVKRYQSGNTHCRDTINKRGNKKARQIFYSIIMNILKGKRHYDNHVADYYYKLKEQPYGKSHKTAVVACINKLLKTIHYLVNNHKLYDYQMAPH, from the coding sequence ATTAATTATTTAGGCGTTGATATCAGTAAAAACACCAGTGTGGTGGCACATTACCAAAATGACAAATTCCAAAAGGAATTTACCATTCAAAACAATGAAAACGGTTATAATTTTCTTTTAAAGTATCTGAACCAGATGGATAGTCTGCAAATTGTATTCGAATCAACGGGAATTTATTCAAGAAGCATGAAAAAATTTTGTCGTCTGCATCAATTCGACTATTTTGAGTTGAATCCTTTAGAAGCCAAGTTCAAAACCAGTTCTTTAAGATCGTGGAAAACCGATAAATCCGATGCGCATAAACTCGCTCGAATGGTTCATGATTTACCAGCAACTGAGAGTCCGCAGGCATACGAAGAAATATATTTTGAGTTGCGAGAACGTGTACGCTTTCATCTTCAAATCGAAAGCCAGCAAAACAAGCTCAAAACTGGAATTATCGAGCAGCTGCACCAGACATTTCCTGGTTTGGAAAAACTGTTCAGTAACCGTTATTCAATGATTGCACTTAATATCGCTGAATTGTTTACTCACCCGGATATAGTAGTCGAATTAGACAAAGAGCGCCTTGTAGAAGAAATATTTAATTCTACAGACAAAGCCATGTCCAGAGATAAAGCAGAAAAGCATGCGGTTCAATTAATAAATATTGCTCATGAAAGCTTTCCCAATGTCGACAGACATTCTTTTCTAGTTGAAAAAGCCCGTATATTAATAAAGGATTTAAAATCATCCATGCAAAAACTCAAGGAATTGGATAAAGCTATGATCGAATTAGCTAAACAAATGGATTGTTTTGAAAGTATTTATTCAATACCTGGTATCGGTGAACTGACAGCGGCTATGATTGTCGGTGAGTTAGGAGATATTACACGGTTTTACTCGCATAAACAAATCAATGCTTTTGTAGGTATTGATGTCAAAAGATATCAATCAGGCAATACCCATTGCAGAGATACAATAAATAAACGAGGAAATAAAAAAGCAAGACAAATTTTCTATTCTATTATCATGAATATTTTAAAGGGAAAGCGCCATTACGATAATCATGTTGCAGATTATTATTATAAATTAAAAGAGCAGCCTTATGGTAAATCTCACAAGACTGCCGTAGTAGCTTGTATAAACAAGCTGTTAAAAACAATTCACTATTTAGTGAATAATCATAAATTATACGACTATCAAATGGCTCCACATTAG
- a CDS encoding galactokinase — protein sequence MLTSMKAKFETLFHEQPEVAAFAPGRINLIGEHTDYNGGYVFPAAIELGTYGLASKREDRKIRLYSNNFEDSGVIEFSLDDLQFNATHSWANYPKGMIKFLKEAGYSIETGFNILVEGNIPNGASLSSSASIEMLIGWLLKSLFDLEVERLELIQLGRKVENQFIGVNSGIMDQFIVGMGRKDQAILLDTATLDYHYVPAEFGDYVISIMNTNKRRELAESKYNERLEECQKALALLQQELDIAALGHLDTETFDKYQYLIEDATLLRRARHAVTENARVKQAYEALEHSDFTTFGKLLNASHASLKEDYEVTGAELDALAETAQQVEGVLGARMTGAGFAGCAIALVHKERIHQLEEEVTQIYTNKIGYAPSFYHVNIGDGVKSIEV from the coding sequence ATGCTGACATCTATGAAAGCTAAATTCGAAACCTTATTTCACGAGCAGCCAGAAGTTGCTGCTTTTGCACCAGGTAGAATTAATTTAATCGGAGAACATACAGATTATAACGGCGGTTATGTTTTTCCAGCAGCCATCGAACTGGGCACATATGGCTTAGCAAGTAAAAGAGAAGATCGTAAAATTCGTCTGTACTCGAATAACTTTGAGGACTCAGGAGTGATTGAATTTTCCCTAGATGATTTACAATTTAATGCGACGCACAGTTGGGCCAATTATCCAAAGGGAATGATTAAATTCTTAAAGGAAGCAGGTTATTCCATTGAGACAGGCTTTAATATTTTAGTTGAAGGTAACATTCCGAACGGTGCGAGTTTATCGTCATCTGCTTCTATTGAAATGTTGATCGGCTGGTTATTAAAATCTTTATTTGACTTGGAAGTGGAGCGCCTAGAACTCATTCAACTTGGACGTAAAGTTGAAAATCAATTTATCGGTGTCAATTCAGGCATTATGGATCAATTTATTGTGGGTATGGGAAGAAAAGACCAAGCTATCTTACTTGATACTGCTACGCTTGATTATCATTATGTACCAGCAGAGTTCGGAGACTATGTGATTTCAATTATGAATACTAATAAACGTCGTGAGCTCGCTGAATCAAAATATAATGAACGTTTGGAAGAATGTCAGAAAGCTTTAGCATTGCTGCAGCAAGAATTAGATATTGCGGCGCTAGGTCATCTAGATACAGAAACCTTTGATAAGTATCAGTATTTGATTGAAGATGCAACATTATTACGCAGAGCGCGACATGCTGTAACTGAAAATGCACGCGTTAAACAAGCTTACGAGGCTTTAGAGCACAGTGATTTTACGACATTCGGCAAGCTTTTGAATGCGTCGCACGCTTCCTTAAAAGAAGATTACGAAGTCACAGGCGCAGAATTGGATGCGCTGGCAGAAACAGCTCAGCAAGTAGAAGGCGTCTTAGGTGCGCGTATGACCGGAGCAGGTTTTGCAGGCTGTGCCATTGCTTTGGTGCATAAAGAACGTATTCATCAGTTAGAAGAAGAAGTAACACAAATTTATACCAACAAAATAGGCTACGCACCGTCATTTTATCATGTCAATATTGGTGATGGCGTTAAATCTATAGAAGTTTAA